Below is a genomic region from Ketogulonicigenium vulgare WSH-001.
CGGGCGCTATCGCGGTTGCTGCCGCTTGCGGCAGGGCAGATCTTGCTGGACGGCCAGTCGATCAGCGCCATCCCCTCGATCGAGGTGGCGCGGCGGTTGGGGCTGTTGCCGCAGACCGCCACCGCGCCCGAGGGGATCACCGTGGCCGAGCTGATCGGGCGCGGGCGTTTCCCGCATCAGGGCTTCTTGCGGCAATGGTCGGCGGCGGATGCGGCGGCGGTTGCGCGGGCGATGGCGCAGACCGGCACCGCTGATCTGGCGGATCGCCGGGTCGAGGCGCTATCGGGCGGTCAGCGCCAGCGGGTCTGGATCGCCATGGTGCTGGCGCAGGAAACCCCGATCCTGCTGCTGGACGAGCCGACGACCTTTTTGGACATCGCGCATCAGGTCGATCTGATGGAGTTGCTGGCCGATCTGAACCACGCGGGGCGCACCGTACTGGCGGTGCTGCACGACCTGAACCAAGCCTGCCGCTATGCCACCCATTTGATCGCCATGCGCGATGGCCATATTCTGGCCGAGGGCGCGCCCGATCAGATCGTCGATGCGGCGCTGGTCAAACGCGTCTTTGACCTCGATTCGATCGTGTTGCCTGATCCGGTGACACAGACGCCAATGATTGTGCCGACGCGGCGCGCTAGGGGGCAGGTCTAGGGGATAGCGGCGCCGAGGGCGGCGTTCACCCGCTTTGCCTCGGCCAGCAGGGCCATGCGATCCTCGGGATGGGCAAGACGACCAAGGTCGGTGACGGTGGTCATGACGCAGACCAGCTCGCCCTGCACGTCAAAGACCGGCGCGGCTTGGCCGGTGACATTGGGCAGCAGATGACTGGTCTTTTCCGCCCAGCCGGTCTGGCGGATCGTCTCTAGCGTCGGCGCATCGGGCGGGGTGCCGCGAAAGGTCTCGGGCTGATTGGCGCGGGCGGCCTGTACGGCGGCGGGGGGCAGGAACGCTTGGAACACCAGACCGCAGGCGGTGTTATCAAGGGGCAGGATATCGCCCAGCACCAGCGGGTTGATGGCGAAATAGACATTACGATACCAGCGCACCAGCACCGGCCCGCGATCCGTCCAGATCGCAACACCTGCACTGAGGCCATGTTGCAGCGCCAGATCGCGGGTATGCTGGGCGGCCACCTCGATCGCATCGGTGCGTTTCAGCGCGGCAATGCCGATGGTCAGCGCCATCGGCCCCAGATCGTAATGGCCGGTGGCGCGATCCTGACGCGCCAGACCCTCTTTCACCAGACTTTGCAAATAGCGATGCGCGGTCGAGCGGCCGGTCCCCGCCTGACGGGCCAATTCGCTGAGGGGCAGGCTGCTGCCCGCCTCGGCCATGACCTTCAGAAACCGCGCCGCAAAGGACACCGATTGGATCATGGGCGAGCGTTTGCCGCCCCCGGTTTCGGGGTCTTCCTCGGGGAATAGCTCGAACTCGTCCATCATCGCGGCCCTTTGTTGCAGTCCGGTCACTTAACCCGATGCAAGGGGGCAGGCAAAGCCGAAACTGCGCGGGGCGCGTGTTGACATGCGGTATGCGTTCTGCAATGCAATACGCATTCGCGACGCCAGCCTATCGCCAGCCGGGAAAATCCATATCCGGAGATCATTATGGCCCTTGGCACACGCGCCCGCCTGACCCTTGGTGTCAGCACCCTGTCCTTTGCCCTTGCCGCGGCGCTGCCGCTGGCCGCACAACAGACGTCCACCAATCTTGGCAATATCTACATTTCGCTGACGGGCGACCGGGGCTTGCGCAACCAGCAGGACACCGCAAATTCGGTCGAGGTGAAAACCGCCGAGGATCTTGCGCGCGAACATGCCGGTGCGGATTCGCTGTCGACCGCCATTTCGGGCACGGCGAACCTTGTCTATCCCGACAATGTCAGCGCGCCGGTTATTCGCGGTCTGGATACCCAAGGGCCGAACACCGGGGCGGGCGCGTTCTTTTCGGGCACCGTGCCGCGCGTCGCGGTCAGCGTCGACGGCCATTATCTGGGCTTTAACGAGCTGTATTACGGTGCAAGCTCGATCTGGGACAGCCAGTCGCTGGAGGTCTATCGCGGCCCCCAAACCACCAGCCAAGGCGCCAACGCCATTGCGGGCGCCATCGTGGTGAATACCAATGACCCGACCTTTACGCCCGAGGGTGCCTATCGCGCCGAGGTCGGGTCGAACAATAGCCGCCGTGTGTCGCTGGCCTATTCCTCGGCGATCACCGACAATCTGGCAGGGCGGATCTCGGTCGATTATACTAGCCGCGATACGTTCATCAATTATACGAACCCTTCGTTTACCACCGGCGATGCAGATCACTCGTTCCAGAACCTGAACCTGCGCGGCAAGCTGCTGTGGCTGCCCAGCGATATGGACGGTCTGTCCGTCAAGCTGACCTTTAGCCATAGCGACACCAACCGCCCGACGCAGGAAATGGCCACTGCGCCCTATAGCGATCTGAACAACGCCTATGCGACCACCGTTCCCGGTTGGGATCAGCAGCAGGACGCTCTGGTGCTGGATATCGAGCAGGACTTTGGCAATGGTATGGTGCTGACCAACCAGACCCAAGCCTCCTATGGCACGGTCGAGCGGCGCGTGGGTACGGGGAACGGTGATGCCGATATCACCACGCGCGACTTCTCGAACGAGACGCGTCTGACCTTTGGCCAGCCAGATGATGCCTTTACCGGCCTTGCCGGCCTGTTCGTGCGCCGTGTCGAGGCGGACGAGGCCCTACGCCTGACCGCCGGCAATTCGAGTTTTGACGATACCAAGATCAATATCGGCGTCTTTGGCGAGGCGACCTGGAACTTTGCCGAGCGCTGGAGCCTGAACGCCGGTCTGCGCCTGCAAAGCGACCAGATCGAGCGTCTTGGCACATCTTATGCGGCGACGCTGCCTGCGACCTATGACCAGACCTTTACCGAACTGCTGCCGAAACTGGCGCTGACCTATGAGGTGACGCCCGATTTCAACATCGGCGGTATGATCAGCCGCGGCTATAACCCCGGCGGTCTGACGCTGAATCTGTCATCGAAGGCGTGGCAGGAGTTCGAGGCGGAAACGATCTGGAACTACGAGCTGTTCTCGCGCGCGACGCTGCTGGAGGAGCGCCTGTTCCTGACCACGAACATCTTCTACATGGATTACGAGGATCAGCAGTATAACATCGCGGTCGAGGTCTCGCCCGGTGTGACGCAAAGCTATACGATCAACGCCGAACAGGCGCATTCCTACGGTCTGGAGGTCGGGCTTGATTTCGCGGCCAGCGATACGCTGAAGCTGCGCGCCTCGGCGGGATTGTTGCGCACTGGGATTGATGAGGTCACCGCCAATAGCAGCTATGAGGGCAATGAATTTGCAAAATCGCCCAGCTATACGCTGGCGCTGGGCGCCGATTGGCAGGCGACCGAGGCGCTGAGCATCGCAGGCTCGATCCGTGCCTTTGGCGGCTATTATTCCGATATCGCCAATACCGAAGCCTATGTCGTCGATGATTACGCGCTGGCCGATCTGCAAGCCGCCTATCGCTTTGACAATGGGCTGGAAATCTATGGCTATGTGAACAACGTCTTCGACGAGCGCGTGCCGACCGCGATGCAATACAACCGCACCGGCGGCGGGATCGAGGCCTCGATCACCACGCCGCGTACCGTGGGCCTGGGTGTCCGCGGCACGTTTTAAATGATATCCGGCCCCCGTTCGTGCGGGGGCCGTGCTATGCAAAAAGGAAGCCCAATGGCCACCCGACGGAAACTTTGTATCGGCATGTCGCTGGCGCCCACCTGGCTCAGCGGCGAGGGTTGGCGCGCCGATGACAGCAATATCGACGGGCTGTTCTCGTCCGATTTCGCGCTGGATATCGCCCGTATGGCCGAGGCGGTGCATCTGGATTTCGTCTTCCGCCCCGATACGCTGTATTTGCCGATGGAGCGGCTGGAGCAAAGCTTTGGCTTTACCTCTCTGGACAGCACCATGCTGATGGCCGCTATCGCGCGTGAGACCTCGCATATCGGGCTCGTGACGACCGTATCCACCACGCTGCAACAGCCCTATCTGGTGGCGCGGCAATTGATGTCGCTGCATTGGTTGTCCAAGGGCCGCGCGGGGTGGAACATTGTCACCGCCATGCAGGGGCAAGAGAATTTCGGCATGGAGAGCCTGCCGAAATCCGAGGATCGCTATGCCGAGGCCGCCGAATTCACCGATGTTGTCCACCGGCTGTGGGCCAGCTTTCCGGCGGATGCGGTGTTGGCCGATCGCGCCAGCGGGCGCTATGCCGATACCAGCAAAATCCATCCCATCAACCATGTCGGGCGCAGCTATCGCATCAAGGGGCCTCTGAACTTGCCGGCCTATCCCGGCCCGCGTGTGCCGCTGATACAGGCGGGGGCCTCGGGCGCTGGGCGTGATTTCGCGGCGGCCACCGCCGATATCGTCTTCGCCATGACCCCTGATTTCGACGCCGCCAAAGAGCTGCGGGACGATCTATCCGCCCGCGCCGTCGCCCATGGCCGCGCGCCCGAGGATATCCGCGTGCTGCCCGGGATCGGCCTTTATCTGGGCGAGACCCGCGTCGAGGCCGAGGCGTTGTTTTCCGCAACTCACGCCCGTATCCCGCGCGAGAGGCGTCTGGACAAGGTGCTGGACGCGCTGGGCCTTGATCTGCGGAACTGGCCGGATGCGCGGCAGGTCACCGCCGCCGATCTGCCGCCCGCCAAGCCCCGCACCGCGATGCTAGAGGCGCGTCTGCGCCGTCTGATCACGGCTGAGGCGCCCACCGTCGCGCAATTGCTGAACCGGCACGAGCTGGTCGCCGCGCCGCATTGGACGATTGTCGGCACAGTAGAGGATGCCGTGGCCGAGATTGCCGAGTGGCACGGGGCAGGGGTGATCGACGGCATGATCCTTGCGCCCTGCGGCTCGACCCGATCAATGCATATCGCGCTGCAGCAATTGGTGCCCGCGCTGGCGCGTGCCGGGCTGTTCCGCAGCGCGTATACAGGCACGCATTTCGCCGATCATCTGGGGATTGCCTGATCCGCCGCCGCATCGCCAAGCGCTGGGCTGATCGTGTGCCGCCCCATATGTTCGCATCAACAAGGTGGTAGGCAGGTCGTATCAATCCGCATGTATCCGAGCAGGCCGTGCGGCGGGGGGGGCATCACCCCCCCGTCTTCGCCATGCGGCGCGGCGGATGATTACGCTGTCACCATCTGATCTTCACCCAAACGATTTCTGAGCGCCGCCCGGCCACGGTTCACGCGGCTTTTCAGCGTGCCGATGTTGCAACCAATAATTTCTGACGCGCGTTGATAGCTGTAGCCGTCCATCGCGACGAGTTTGATTGCTTGGCTTAAATGCGGCGAGATTAATCTCATCGCGCTGGAAACCTCGGTCATACGCAGATGCCAATATGCTGTATCGCAATCCTCGACAGGAATATCTGAGGCGCAATCCAGATCGCCCGGCTTTTCACGCGCCCGTTTGTAGCAACTCGTATAGAAATTATTGCGCATAATCGTGTATAACCATGCACGCAGATTGGTGTTCGGCTGATATTGATCCGATTTGCTGATCGCTTTTAGCGCGGTTTCTTGAACCAAGTCGTCTGCATCATTGGAATTTCGGCAAAGATAGATGGCGAATTTTCTCATATCCGGGCCCAGAGACACAATCTGTCGCAAGGTCTTTTGGTGGTGGCTATCGATATCGTATAGATCCTGATGATGTGACTGAATTCGCAGATTAATTTTTGGTGCAGAAGTATTGATAATGCTGTGCATCATGTCCTCCTTTTGCAAAATACCTCAAAGAACAGGGCCATAAAGCACGGCTACTATAGGCGTTTATCTGTGGATTTGGGATGAGGTCGGGTGCGACAGTTCGCTTTTGAACTGACCGCTTGCACTGTTGGTATCGCAGCTATTGATGGTACTATGGCATAATAATGAAATTCACAGCGAAGCGGCGCAAAACCGCCTATATGACGGTTGAATTTCAAGGCGGCATGCGGCGGTAAAAGCGTAAAAAGACGTAATGCAGCGTGTTATTTTTGATCCACATCCCGCACGATCATAATAGTTTGTCATCTTTACAGTGATTTGAGAGATCGTTTCGGACGGGCGGTCGTATCGTTACGTTTGATCACTAGATGTATGAGGTCGCGGGAATATCCCGAGCGGCGATATGGAGGATACTCATATGGGTTCCGACAATAGAAATTTCATGAACCAAGATAACACCAAGCAAGACCCGCGCAACGAAGTCAAGCGGATCGCCGAAGAAGAGCGTAAGCAAAAAGACCAGCGGGCAGATCAAAATCCCGCTGACTTTGAGCCTAAAAAAACGTTCTGAAGAGGTGCAGATCCCTGCGGTAAATTGATTTTGCGGCGCTGAGTGTAAGATTGATACGATGTGTAAGGCGGCGGATCACGATCTGCCGCTTTTTATTTGTGGTCTAAAGACCGGCGCAAGCGCGCATTAAAAAGGGGCGCGCCGCGGCGCACCCCCTGTCTTGACCATACGGGCCGGCTTAGATGCGATATGAAAAACCGCCCCAGATACGCCCCTCGTCGCGATGGCGACCACCGCGCACGGCGCCTGCCACGGCTGCGGCTGCGGCAACCAGCGCTGCCGCTGTCAGCAAGAAGGCGGTCAGGATCGCACTTTTGCGAGCCGTCTCGGCGGCGTCTATCGCCGCTTGTTGCGCCTCGGCGATTGCGGCCTCGGCCTCTGCGCGGGCTTGCTGGATATTAGCCACAGTCTCGTCGACGCGGGCTTCTACCTCGGCCTCGGTCTGACCTGTGCGACGTGCCACGGCGGCAATCAGGAATTGGCGGTCGGTATCCAAGATCTCGCCCGTGCGCAGCACATTACCCAGAACCACACCGGATTGGCGAGCAAGCTCGGCATCATCCATCGAAGGCGTGCCGGGCGTGGTCACCAGACCGGGCTGTTGCTGGGCCGATTGCTGAACGCCGTCCACTGCCGGGCGCATCAAGGTGCTGTTCAGATAGTCAAGCAGCCCGTCGGAATCCTCGTCCGAAACCGCGTTACCGACGCCTTGTGCCGCGCTGCCGATTGCCGCGCCAGCGCCTTGCGCCATGCCGCCCACCGCTGCGCCAGCCGCATTTGTCGCCGTGCCAACCGCCGATGCGGCACCGCTGATCAAGCTGCCTGCCATCCAGGCTGTCAGCAACATGCCCAAGCTCCACACGACAAGTCCGGTGATGCCATCGCGCGTCGAAATTTCGTCGGCGGTTGCCTCGTCATCCTGACGGCGTAGTCGTCCGGCGATATAGCCGCCAGCCATATAGCTTACGACCAGTGTGATCACCATCCACACAGCGGTGACGATGATCCACAGGTTAAACGAACCCTCGCCGGGTTCGGCCGATATCGTTGACAGCCCAAGAGCGGCACCAAAAGCCATAAAAAGCGCTGCAATCGCGGCTGCGACGACGGTGCCGCCAAGAATAGCGGCCCAGTCGATATACCCGACACCGCGATCGCGGCGGGGGGGCAGTGTGGTTGTCGGATTTTCCATGCCCATGACTCCTAGCGCAGGCCAATGAGCGACAAGATAGCCAGAACGACCACGACGAGGCCGACGAGATAGATGATGCTGTTCATGAGATGCCCCTGAGATGTGCCGAGTTCGGCAAGTGCGTGATACGTGCAACGCACCTGAATATGCGCTGCTACATCCACGAAACACGCGAACTATCGTCTCGGTTCCGTGATCACCTGTTAACACATCGTGAGGAACGGATGGCCGGGGCGGGGCGTTTCCCTGGCGGCAGTTAATTTGAAAGGAGATCTGCGATGACACATCCTGACTTTGACAAAAAAGCCGAGGACACGAAATTCGACGTGAAGGAAGAAGCCCAAAAGCAGAAAATGGGTAACGCGTCGACCCCGCATAACCCGAATAAAGCGCCACGAACCAACGAGCCTAACGCTGGTGGCGCAAATCGCGAGAAGGGCCATCGCGGCTGATAGGGTCGCATCCCGAGGCTGCAAAAGACATCGGCGGCGGCTGATCTGTGGTGAACGAAATTATCCTGATTGAGCGCGCCGCCGCCGAGGCGCGTAGGGCAGCGCCCATCGACGATGTTTTTGTCGATTAAGGATAGAGAAAACCGTCGCGCAACCGGATCACGTCGCTTATCAAACCATGATTTCGCGATCCCGAATTAAATATTTACTTCAAATCAGTTTCTTGCCGCAAAGCCAAATGTCAGTGGCGCAGGTGGTTCAGCGGCTCTTTATCATCGCAATCCGCAGCCGCGTTGGCTGTAACTCATGAAAAATTACCCGGCGCATTGCCGGGTAAGGGGTATCATCGCTTTGCGGGAAAGAACGATTTGGGTCTATTCAGATGGATGTCCGACCATAGTGAATAGTTCCCAATCCGCGATGTGATAGACTTGGGCGAAACCGCCATTTGGCTGCGCTGACAGCTTTTTGCCGTGCTTTTCTACCGTGATGCGGCCATCTTGCATTGCAGTGATCGTATATCCTGCATCGCGCAATCGATCGATAGTCGCTATCGCTGCACTGTCTGTATAGTTGGTATCATGGCTGATATCACCCTGATCCGACAATCTGACGATACCGCCGTGATGCGAGATGATTGCATTTGTTTCGGGTGCGATAAGAAAGCTCGATAGGCGCAGCCGTCTATATTGGGCCCTGGGTAGATCATTTTGTGATTCAAAGACGTCGAGAAAATTCTGAGGGTTCGAGAAATCTATGCCGCGATCGAGCATTGCCGCCAACTCGTAATCCCACCAGCGAGACGCCTCAAGCCTTGCGATGATTTCATCTGGAAAGCGATATCGTATAATCTTTGCCGGATTGCCCCCCACGATTGCATAGGGCGGCACATCCTTTACCACATGGGAGTTCGAGGCGACAATGGCACCATTCCCGATCTGCAAACTGCTGGAAAAGGTACAATTCTCGCCAATCCAGACATCATGGCCAATGATCAGTTTGCGTTCGGGCTGCGGGGCGGCAATTTCGCGGGGATCATTCGTAATAGTGCCCCGTACCCGCGCATCAGAAAGATAGGAGGCAATAAATTCGCGATCAAAATTGAAAACAGCCGAACTTTGGCTGACGGCTTTGAATGGGTGATTAAAGCCCAGAAACGACAAGCCTGTGGCAATGCTGCAATAGCGACCGACACGCGCATGCACTGGCAAAACAGACACTATGGATGAAAACGCGCCCACCTCATACAGGTTATGACCCGCTGCGATTGTCACGTATTCCTCAATAGTGGTGGAGGGGTTGAAATGTAAACGATTGCCCGCTTTTAATCTGCGACGTCTTGTGGTGTGCTCTTTCACCAATCCGGATCTTGCATCAAATATTCTATAATCTTCCAGCACGCGCTCTATGGTTGCTGAATATTCGACCGACGACATAATATATCCATTTTAAATGCGTTTGCGCGCCTTAGCTATTGCGGGATA
It encodes:
- a CDS encoding ABC transporter ATP-binding protein, translated to MTSRPAQPMQPADTARLHAQSITLRYDTREISTHLTVAIPDGAFTVIVGPNACGKSTLLRALSRLLPLAAGQILLDGQSISAIPSIEVARRLGLLPQTATAPEGITVAELIGRGRFPHQGFLRQWSAADAAAVARAMAQTGTADLADRRVEALSGGQRQRVWIAMVLAQETPILLLDEPTTFLDIAHQVDLMELLADLNHAGRTVLAVLHDLNQACRYATHLIAMRDGHILAEGAPDQIVDAALVKRVFDLDSIVLPDPVTQTPMIVPTRRARGQV
- a CDS encoding TonB-dependent receptor, with the translated sequence MALGTRARLTLGVSTLSFALAAALPLAAQQTSTNLGNIYISLTGDRGLRNQQDTANSVEVKTAEDLAREHAGADSLSTAISGTANLVYPDNVSAPVIRGLDTQGPNTGAGAFFSGTVPRVAVSVDGHYLGFNELYYGASSIWDSQSLEVYRGPQTTSQGANAIAGAIVVNTNDPTFTPEGAYRAEVGSNNSRRVSLAYSSAITDNLAGRISVDYTSRDTFINYTNPSFTTGDADHSFQNLNLRGKLLWLPSDMDGLSVKLTFSHSDTNRPTQEMATAPYSDLNNAYATTVPGWDQQQDALVLDIEQDFGNGMVLTNQTQASYGTVERRVGTGNGDADITTRDFSNETRLTFGQPDDAFTGLAGLFVRRVEADEALRLTAGNSSFDDTKINIGVFGEATWNFAERWSLNAGLRLQSDQIERLGTSYAATLPATYDQTFTELLPKLALTYEVTPDFNIGGMISRGYNPGGLTLNLSSKAWQEFEAETIWNYELFSRATLLEERLFLTTNIFYMDYEDQQYNIAVEVSPGVTQSYTINAEQAHSYGLEVGLDFAASDTLKLRASAGLLRTGIDEVTANSSYEGNEFAKSPSYTLALGADWQATEALSIAGSIRAFGGYYSDIANTEAYVVDDYALADLQAAYRFDNGLEIYGYVNNVFDERVPTAMQYNRTGGGIEASITTPRTVGLGVRGTF
- a CDS encoding NtaA/DmoA family FMN-dependent monooxygenase (This protein belongs to a clade of FMN-dependent monooxygenases, within a broader family of flavin-dependent oxidoreductases, the luciferase-like monooxygenase (LMM) family, some of whose members use coenzyme F420 rather than FMN.), which translates into the protein MATRRKLCIGMSLAPTWLSGEGWRADDSNIDGLFSSDFALDIARMAEAVHLDFVFRPDTLYLPMERLEQSFGFTSLDSTMLMAAIARETSHIGLVTTVSTTLQQPYLVARQLMSLHWLSKGRAGWNIVTAMQGQENFGMESLPKSEDRYAEAAEFTDVVHRLWASFPADAVLADRASGRYADTSKIHPINHVGRSYRIKGPLNLPAYPGPRVPLIQAGASGAGRDFAAATADIVFAMTPDFDAAKELRDDLSARAVAHGRAPEDIRVLPGIGLYLGETRVEAEALFSATHARIPRERRLDKVLDALGLDLRNWPDARQVTAADLPPAKPRTAMLEARLRRLITAEAPTVAQLLNRHELVAAPHWTIVGTVEDAVAEIAEWHGAGVIDGMILAPCGSTRSMHIALQQLVPALARAGLFRSAYTGTHFADHLGIA
- a CDS encoding CatB-related O-acetyltransferase; the protein is MSSVEYSATIERVLEDYRIFDARSGLVKEHTTRRRRLKAGNRLHFNPSTTIEEYVTIAAGHNLYEVGAFSSIVSVLPVHARVGRYCSIATGLSFLGFNHPFKAVSQSSAVFNFDREFIASYLSDARVRGTITNDPREIAAPQPERKLIIGHDVWIGENCTFSSSLQIGNGAIVASNSHVVKDVPPYAIVGGNPAKIIRYRFPDEIIARLEASRWWDYELAAMLDRGIDFSNPQNFLDVFESQNDLPRAQYRRLRLSSFLIAPETNAIISHHGGIVRLSDQGDISHDTNYTDSAAIATIDRLRDAGYTITAMQDGRITVEKHGKKLSAQPNGGFAQVYHIADWELFTMVGHPSE
- a CDS encoding sigma-70 family RNA polymerase sigma factor; protein product: MHSIINTSAPKINLRIQSHHQDLYDIDSHHQKTLRQIVSLGPDMRKFAIYLCRNSNDADDLVQETALKAISKSDQYQPNTNLRAWLYTIMRNNFYTSCYKRAREKPGDLDCASDIPVEDCDTAYWHLRMTEVSSAMRLISPHLSQAIKLVAMDGYSYQRASEIIGCNIGTLKSRVNRGRAALRNRLGEDQMVTA
- a CDS encoding IclR family transcriptional regulator; this translates as MMDEFELFPEEDPETGGGKRSPMIQSVSFAARFLKVMAEAGSSLPLSELARQAGTGRSTAHRYLQSLVKEGLARQDRATGHYDLGPMALTIGIAALKRTDAIEVAAQHTRDLALQHGLSAGVAIWTDRGPVLVRWYRNVYFAINPLVLGDILPLDNTACGLVFQAFLPPAAVQAARANQPETFRGTPPDAPTLETIRQTGWAEKTSHLLPNVTGQAAPVFDVQGELVCVMTTVTDLGRLAHPEDRMALLAEAKRVNAALGAAIP